In Daphnia magna isolate NIES linkage group LG5, ASM2063170v1.1, whole genome shotgun sequence, a single genomic region encodes these proteins:
- the LOC123472643 gene encoding secreted RxLR effector protein 161-like, with product MTDCKPTSLPANPNNRPSPTMAPKSEEERLQMEKTTLREAIGSLMYLMAMTRPDIALAVYQVAAFVSNPGPNQWEATKQIFSYLAGTANYGIFYGGPMLCNESSPLHGFMDANFAGDLVARKSTTGILFTFHGGPISWGSRLQQATALSTTDAEFYAASEGARETVWLKALLTELDVNVGKIPIHCDSRCAISIIEDPENHQRVKHIEV from the coding sequence TCTCCAACAATGGCACCAAAGTCAGAGGAAGAACGCCTTCAAATGGAGAAGACAACATTACGTGAAGCAATCGGATCACTCATGTACTTGATGGCAATGACTCGGCCTGATATTGCCCTGGCAGTTTATCAAGTGGCTGCGTTTGTGTCCAACCCAGGACCAAACCAATGGGAAGcgacaaaacaaattttctccTACTTAGCTGGGACAGCTAATTACGGGATTTTCTATGGAGGTCCAATGTTGTGCAATGAATCTTCACCACTACACGGCTTCATGGATGCCAACTTCGCTGGAGATCTCGTCGCACGCAAGTCAACGACCGGAATTCTCTTCACTTTCCATGGAGGTCCAATCTCTTGGGGTAGCAGACTGCAGCAGGCCACAGCACTATCAACGACTGATGCTGAGTTCTATGCTGCCTCGGAAGGAGCAAGAGAAACCGTGTGGCTAAAGGCGCTCTTGACTGAATTAGATGTTAACGTTGGCAAAATTCCCATCCATTGTGATAGCAGGTGTGCCATTAGTATCATTGAAGATCCAGAGAATCACCAACGGGTGAAACACATTGAAGTTTAA